In a genomic window of Vigna angularis cultivar LongXiaoDou No.4 chromosome 6, ASM1680809v1, whole genome shotgun sequence:
- the LOC108341531 gene encoding protein LEAD-SENSITIVE 1: protein MGVFSNKIDREHLKPGDHIYSWRQAYIIAHHGIYVGMGMVIHFTRGATQETGTGTGTVLKRVHRGTRETGCPRCGYKIKTEGVTRTCLECFLRGGYLYLFEYGVSSAYFLAKARGGTCTTASSDPNEAVLRRALFLLKAGFGGYHLFKNNCEDFAMYCKTGLLVVTNISVGQSGQATSLLAAAGALVSSSLVFMTTSLCGLALVGCGMYCVSRYVSDIGVRCDVSKVSVERIHEVAKEDWMQEIVAWSGEVITWSRLCGLNQYLHNM, encoded by the exons ATGGGAGTGTTTTCCAATAAAATCGACAGAGAACACTTGAAACCCGGCGATCACATTTACTCTTGGAGGCAGGCATACATCATTGCTCATCACg GAATATATGTTGGTATGGGAATGGTGATCCACTTCACAAGAGGAGCAACACAAGAAACTGGAACAGGAACAGGAACAGTCTTGAAGCGAGTTCATCGTGGTACTCGTGAGACAGGATGCCCTAGATGTGGTTACAAAATAAAGACCGAGGGAGTCACTAGAACCTGCTTGGAGTGTTTTCTTCGTGGTGGATATCTATACTTGTTTGAGTATGGTGTCTCATCTGCATATTTTCTAGCCAAAGCTAGAGGGGGAACTTGCACCACTGCATCTTCTGATCCAAATGAGGCTGTTCTTCGCCGTgctttgtttcttctaaaggcTGGTTTTGGTGGCTACCATTTGTTCAAGAATAACTGTGAAGACTTTGCAATGTACTGCAAAACAGGCTTGCTTGTAGTCACAAACATCAGCGTAGGGCAAAGTGGACAAGCAACATCTCTATTAGCTGCTGCTGGTGCCTTGGTTTCTTCATCACTTGTGTTTATGACCACTAGCTTGTGTGGTCTTGCTTTGGTTGGATGTGGCATGTATTGTGTTAGCAGATATGTTTCTGATATTGGAGTACGCTGTGATGTATCAAAAGTTTCGGTAGAGAGGATTCATGAGGTGGCCAAAGAAGATTGGATGCAAGAAATTGTTGCATGGTCTGGAGAAGTTATTACATGGTCTAGATTATGTGGTCTAAAtcaatatttacataatatgtAA